A portion of the Staphylococcus felis genome contains these proteins:
- a CDS encoding urease subunit beta, with amino-acid sequence MKPGEVIVHKSEIMINQNRDNTKIKVKNMGDRPIQVGSHYHFYEANKALEFDRDLAYGKHLDIPAGAAVRFEPGDEKDIRLVRYAGRQHIYGFHGEVDGPIDESRVTPPNMDEGSEVK; translated from the coding sequence ATGAAACCAGGTGAAGTAATCGTTCATAAATCAGAAATTATGATTAATCAAAATCGTGACAATACTAAAATCAAAGTAAAAAATATGGGCGACCGCCCAATTCAAGTAGGATCACATTACCATTTTTATGAGGCAAATAAAGCGTTAGAGTTTGATCGTGATTTAGCATACGGTAAACATTTAGACATTCCAGCAGGTGCTGCGGTTCGATTTGAGCCCGGTGATGAAAAAGATATCCGCCTTGTACGTTATGCAGGACGCCAACATATATACGGTTTTCACGGTGAGGTAGATGGTCCGATTGACGAATCACGTGTAACACCTCCAAATATGGACGAAGGAAGTGAAGTCAAATGA
- a CDS encoding urease subunit gamma, translating to MYFTQREQDKLMLVVAADLAKRRKERGLKLNHPEAVALISYEVLEGARDGKTVADLMSYGREILSKDDVMEGVEALITDIEIEATFPDGTKLVTIHHPIV from the coding sequence ATGTATTTTACTCAGCGTGAACAAGATAAACTTATGCTTGTTGTTGCGGCAGATTTAGCCAAACGCCGTAAAGAGAGAGGATTGAAGTTAAATCATCCAGAAGCTGTGGCCCTGATTAGTTATGAAGTGCTAGAAGGGGCACGTGACGGTAAAACAGTTGCAGATTTGATGAGTTATGGCCGAGAAATATTGTCTAAAGATGATGTGATGGAAGGTGTTGAAGCTTTGATTACCGATATCGAAATCGAGGCGACATTTCCAGATGGCACTAAATTAGTGACAATTCATCATCCAATTGTGTAG